A stretch of Acipenser ruthenus chromosome 1, fAciRut3.2 maternal haplotype, whole genome shotgun sequence DNA encodes these proteins:
- the LOC117420898 gene encoding sodium/hydrogen exchanger 9B2-like yields MANENAILGTEISSSDGIETESEFFKTTMANENAILGTEISSSDGIETESEFFKTTMANENAILGTEISSSDGIETEKLKDINIKNASLEVKRSESPVVTEETTFLNECDQGSDQGCSKGCRRLKNACPPKGILANIITKVTMAALLFGVVWSITAKECEPGGNLFSILLLLLCAVVGGKLVGLIKFPTLPPLPSLLGMLLSGFILRNVPYVSEVFVIQHKWSGSLRNIALAIILVRAGLGLDAKALQKLKLVCLRLACGPCTIEACSVAVISHFLMGLPWIWGFILGFVLGAVSPAVVVPSMLLLQKVGYGVEQGIPTLLMAAGSFDDILAITGFNIFLGMAFSTGSTLYSIFRGVIEVVGGMVAGVALGFFIRYFPSKDQESLVMKRAYLLLGLSVFAVFGSAAAGFSGSGGLCTLVLAFLAGIGWGSSKGAVEDIVGVAWDIFQPLLFGLIGAEISVTSLNPSTVGLGVATLSIALVIRIVFTFIMVLFAGFNFKEKLFVSLAWVPKATVQAAIGSVALDTAREKQNVLLEKYGMDVLTVAFLAILITAPMGALIIGLAGPRLLRKPISDQLENEGMGLPKGEEPADNHKRQSFGDESTI; encoded by the exons ATGGCCAACGAAAATGCCATCCTTGGAACTGAAATATCCTCATCAGATGGGATAGAGACAGAG TCTGAGTTTTTTAAGACGACCATGGCCAACGAAAATGCCATCCTTGGAACTGAAATATCCTCATCAGATGGGATAGAGACAGAG TCTGAGTTTTTTAAGACGACCATGGCCAACGAAAATGCCATCCTTGGAACTGAAATATCCTCATCAGATGGGATAGAGACAGAG AAGTTAAAAGACATCAATATAAAGAATGCTTCACTTGAGGTGAAACGTTCAGAAAGTCCTGTAGTCACAGAAGAAACTACCTTCCTAAATGAATGCGACCAAGGAAGCGACCAGGGCTGTTCAAAGGGCTGCCGTCGGCTTAAGAATGCATGTCCCCCCAAAGGCATCTTGGCCAACATAATAACCaaag ttaccATGGCAGCGCTTCTGTTTGGAGTAGTGTGGTCAATCACAGCCAAAGAGTGTGAGCCCGGAGGGAACCTTTTTTCAattttgttgctgttgctgtgtgCTGTAGTAGGAGGAAAACTTGTTGGGCTCATTAAATTTCCAACTTTACCTCCATTACCTTCACTTTTAG gaaTGTTGCTATCTGGATTTATTCTTCGCAATGTCCCTTATGTCTCTGAGGTATTCGTAATTCAACATAAGTGGTCTGGCTCTCTACGGAATATAGCACTGGCAATTATTTTGGTCAGAGCCGGACTAGGACTCGATGCAAAG GCCCTTCAAAAACTTAAGTTAGTTTGCCTGCGACTTGCGTGTGGCCCATGTACAATAGAAGCTTGTTCTGTTGCTGTTATTAGTCACTTCCTGATGGGATTGCCATGGATTTGGGGCTTCATCTTGGG ATTTGTTTTAGGGGCAGTGTCTCCTGCTGTTGTAGTCCCCTCCATGCTGCTTCTGCAGAAAGTGGGCTATGGTGTTGAGCAAGGAATACCCACACTCTTAATGGCTGCTGGCAGCTTTGATGACATCCTGGCCATCACTGGTTTCAACATATTTCTGGGGATGGCTTTCTCAACTG GTTCCACTTTGTACAGTATCTTCCGAGGGGTTATAGAAGTAGTTGGTGGGATGGTTGCTGGAGTGGCTTTGGGATTTTTCATTCGTTATTTTCCAAGCAAGGACCAG GAAAGCCTGGTTATGAAGCGTGCATACCTGCTGCTGGGACTATCAGTGTTTGCGGTGTTTGGCAGTGCCGCTGCTGGCTTCTCAGGATCTGGAGGGCTGTGTACTCTTGTGTTGGCTTTTCTGGCTGGAATTGGATGGGGAAGTTCAAAG GGTGCTGTGGAAGATATTGTTGGAGTTGCTTGGGACATCTTCCAGCCACTCCTGTTTGGTCTGATTGGAGCAGAAATATCTGTTACTTCACTGAATCCAAGTACAGTGG GGCTTGGTGTCGCGACTCTCTCCATTGCCCTTGTTATAAGAATTGTCTTCACTTTCATCATGGTATTGTTTGCTGGGTTTAACTTCaaagaaaaactgtttgtttCCCTGGCCTGGGTTCCAAAAGCAACTGTTCAG GCTGCCATAGGCTCGGTTGCTCTGGATACAGCAAGAGAAAAACAGAACGTTCTGCTGGAAAAATATGGCATGGATGTCCTCACTGTAGCGTTTTTGGCCATTCTTATCACAGCTCCAATGGGTGCCTTGATCATTGGCCTGGCTGGACCAAGGCTGCTGCGGAAGCCTATCTCTGATCAACTAGAAAATGAAGGAATGG gcttACCAAAAGGGGAAGAGCCAGCTGACAACCATAAACGACAGTCCTTTGGAGATGAGAGTACAATCTGA